Below is a genomic region from Aminivibrio pyruvatiphilus.
GGTGTCAATCATTACGCGCATGGCGTTCGTCCCAAACCTCGCGGCGCACCTCTTTTACCATATCCACAACGTCCTGTTCCGTTTTCAGTCCCATTCGCTCCGCTTCCCCGACAAAAGCGGCCTGTGCTTCCCTCAGCGCGACCATGGCCGCATTTCCCATGATGATGCGGCCGTTTTCCTCCAAAAAAACAACCTTGTCACCGTCTTTTACACCCAATTTTTTCCGAATTTCCACGGGGATGGTGATTTGTCCCCGCATCGTGATTTTTGCAAGTTCCATATCCATGCTCCTTTCCGGATTGCATTGGAATCAATGCATTCATTGGTCAAATTCTAAGCCTTTTTCTCTGAAAATTCAACCGTATGAATTGCGGAGAGAAAAGACTCAAGCCCGAGGAGCGGTTTTGGCGACGATCGCGATCGCTAAGCACCCAGAGCGAAGCGGAGGGGGCATCCCCGGAGGGAGAGCTGCTGGTCCTGCTTTTGCTCTGTCATCCTGAGGGCTGTTCCACCGCCCGATCGCGCCCCCGGAGGGGGAGGATCTGGTTGGTTCTGAAGACCTCAACCCCGAGATCCCTCGGCCATGAAACCGGCCTCGGGATGACACTATTTTTTTCTGTCATCCCGAGCGAGCGAAGCGACCGAGGGATCTGCTCTTGATTCTGAAAGACCTCAAACTGAGGTCCTTCCCCTCCGGGGATGCTCCGCGATCGCGTTGCTCAGGACGACAACCAAACCGAGGCCGGTACCATTATTATGTCATTCTGAGGAGCGGAGCGACGAAGAATCTGACATTGGTCTTTAAGACCCTAAACCCAGGTCCTTCCCCTCCGGGGATGCTCCGCGATCGCGTTGCTCAGGACGACAA
It encodes:
- a CDS encoding AbrB/MazE/SpoVT family DNA-binding domain-containing protein, whose protein sequence is MELAKITMRGQITIPVEIRKKLGVKDGDKVVFLEENGRIIMGNAAMVALREAQAAFVGEAERMGLKTEQDVVDMVKEVRREVWDERHARND